From the genome of Rutidosis leptorrhynchoides isolate AG116_Rl617_1_P2 unplaced genomic scaffold, CSIRO_AGI_Rlap_v1 contig465, whole genome shotgun sequence:
tttataaataaaaaaataatattttaattattaaaattaatttaaaaataaattaaaaaaatatttcaaatatacataaattttataaaatattatttgaaatgaaATGGAGGAAATTCCATTTCGCAACCCTCAACGTGGACAGAGGGAATAATAATTAAGGTACGTTGTGGCCCAGGAGGTTTCATGACGTCGAAAGTTCTTTTTTTGGAACGCTTATGACTTTTAAAAGTTCTAGAAAATCTCTCTCTCTAATCTATCCCTATAGATATTTtcgctaaattaattaattaactgatAAAATATCAATCTGGTTGGAAGGCCGCCTTCATGCATCGAAATATCGAATGAAAGCAGCCACATTGATTCAATAAAAATCAGCTCTCTCTCCGCCTTGTTGAAACAGATTAAAACACGAGAAAAATGTATTCATGATACTCTACATAAAACCATAATATATTGGATGctgaaaaaaaatataattttgtttATTCCATATATGCTAATTTTTATTGAAACTACTCTGCCTTAACATATAGTGTAACTAGCTAGATTAGTTCAATAACACTCGCACGTGCCCAAGTTTAATTGGCTATTCTACATATGATCAATTTATTATATTTTCTTGGACAATATTTGGATGCTCCCCTAATGACCAGCCAATACCATACTCTCCAATCAAAatttaacatataagataatttttttttattattataccgTAAAAGAAAAAATAAACCCCTATATCCATGGAGAATTTTAATTGGAAAAGCATATAAAGAGAGAACCAattatttttctattttctttATATCATTTTGTAGATGGCGTACATGGGTCGCAGTGACTTTTGACGATATCATTGACTATATTTTTCTTCGGTTTAACATTTAGCCTTCTAATATAATTCCTCAAGTCAAGTTATGTATAATTTAAATAAAAGGCAAGTCAGTCATAAGTTCAACAACTGAATGCATATATCGATTGAATCACTTTAATTTATTGACCCAGGTAAAAGACTAGCAGGCTCCGTGTAATTTCGAAGAATTTATTAGTTTTTAAACTTATTTTTCCACTACTTTTTTGAAATTATATTATtcttttaataaaattttaattttgagAATCACTAAAGTTATAATGTAAAGATTAATAAAAAATTAAGTGAAAATTTATACCAAGATGACAGTCAAATACTGCGCATCTCTGTCCCTAACTGTCATTTTTTATACAAACAGTATAGAAAAGATTAAAGTTTATTAGGGACGGACGAACTATATTGTTAGATTTTGATCACCATACTAGTTGCCATATAAACCTTAGATAATTAACTTGTGACTAgaaggaaaagaaaataaaaataaaaaacatttTTGAAATTACTGTAGACGCATGGCAAATAATTAGGTCTTAGTTTGACGAGATCTTTCACTGTATTTTTCTTTGTTTAACATTTAGCCTTCTATAAATATATTTCCTTAAAGTCAAGTTAtgtaaaatttaaacaaaaagtaagtcaactaaagtcaacaatgGTATTCATTTATAAATAATTAATCTTAATCATACTTGAAAGTATTCTGATTtggtgtaaaataaataaataaatctgatTTACCTTTTTGTAACAGGGTATTAACGTATTCCCATTTGACGGCTCAATGGAGTAAAACTTGCTACTATTAATAACCCCAACTCCAACCATTTAACAAAACACATCACAAACAACAGATCCCTTTATTAATTCCTCTTGAAATATCTATATACTTTCTCTTAGCCTAATTTTATCCTAATCCATACGCTAAAAAAAATTATAATGGCCTCCGAGACCCAAAATCCTCAACTTGAATCCTTTTTCCAAGTTCTTAAACTTGCAAACTACCAAGGTTTTTGGTACATGCCAGCTCAAGTTGAAAACATTAAAAAATTTCAAACACAATATGAAGCTTTCGATGATGATGTTCTCTTAGCTTCTCCTCTCAAAACTGGCACAGCTTGGTGCAAGGCCCTTATTGCAAGCATCATGAACCCTGGCGAAGATATCTTGCCACAAAAAATGATTCATGGACATGTTCCAAATCTAGAAAATGCGGTTTATGGTGCAAAAGTGAGATTCGACCCCTCACTTTTACCTGCACCTAGAGTCTTCCACACGCATGTTCCTTATTGTTCTTTACCCGAATCGATAAAGAACAAAGATTGCAAGATAGTTTATGTTGCTAGAAACCCTAAAGGACACATTGATCTCATTGTGGTGCTTTATGAATGAGCTTCTAAAGCCAGTACAACAAGAGCCTTACCCTTTGGAGAAAGCATTTGAGGGCTTTTGTGAGGGGGTTCTTCCTTACGGACCCTTCTTCGAACACATTTTGGAGTATTGGAATGAGAGCATAAAATTCCCACAAAAGATCCTCTTCTTGAAGTTTGAAGATTTGAAGAACGATCCAAAAACTCAAGTGAAGAAGTTGGCTTCATTTTTGGGGAAATCTATAGATGATGAAGAGATTGATGCCATTTTGTATAGGTGTAGCTTTAAGAGACTTAAAGACTTAGAAGTGAACCAAAATGGTGGTGGAGAGTGGGCTAATGGCATTGTCGTGCCTTTCAGTTCGTTCTTTAGGAAAGGAGATGTTGGAGATTGGAAGAATCATTTCACAACTGAAATGGGAGAGCGTCTCGAGCAAATTGCAAAAGATAAATTGAAGGGCACTGGGTTGAACTTGACATGTGAGGCTTTAAAATTGGTTATATAGATCAtaatgaataattatgtgtgtatttTCATTTATTTTCTTCTAAACTGAGTTGTGTTATTTGTAACCGAGTTATTTATCAAAATAAAATGTGTATTTATGTCCAAAACATCAACATTCCGAGCGACCCATCATCCTTTAGTCAAAACTAGCTATCACAAAAACTGAAGCTGCCATGAAACACAAATTATATTTATAGGACAGACATACAAAATTTATGTGTAAATCCAGGCCATATAAAGAGCCTTCATTCTTTAGCCCGGTTGAGTTATGAATTAAGGTTAGAAGTAGGCCGCTGTTGTCATTTAAATATCATTAACACAAACTAATTGAGAATTTCGACCTATCTTTGGGCTTCACGTGCACTTGGTGGTTGATGCCTTGATGGTGagcgatgttaaaaaaaaaaaaaccacgtgCACGTGCACTAATTAAAGGAACTTTATTAAACTAATAGATCATAGCCAACAATGTCAAATAACTTTAACCCGGCCGTGGAATAAAATGATAGCCCTCTAAGTTAGGAGGTAAAACCATAATCTTTCGGTAGTTAGTGAAAACCTATAGTCCAGCATCTATCTATTGGGACGAAATTACAtagatattttatatattttttttgcctAAATATCTTTCTTGATATAAAATTATAGTAACTTTGGTCAAATTTGATTAACGTATTATCAATTTATGCAGAGAACCACATGTAGCGGGGTTTGGAGTAGTCACATAATCTGTGGTGATAGTAACGGGAGGGTAAGGCTTGCTACAATCAATATACCCTAAAATGTTGTAGCCGAGGAAGATACTGTTAAACTGTTGAAGCCAGGTAAGATAATTGTTGGAATCAAGTTTGATTAAGGCTTGAGCAGCTGGGGGCTGATGGTGATACATTGGCGGCAGTATCACTAGTAGTAGACATAGCGGAAAAAAAGTTTTGGCTTTTCGACGTTAGTCTATAGCTCTGACATCATATAAGAGATAGAAAGAGATAATattatgtgtaattttatttataaaaattcCGCACTTTATACAATAAGAGGAAGACTTAGCTATGATTGCAATTGTTTGATTTGTGCTAACTTACTATATCTAATACATGTTCAAATCACAAAAGATTACATAAAATTATACAAAATCAGAATATGTCATTTGATAACTTCATTAGCAAGATGGGCCTCTGACTGGTAGTTGGGCCAGAATGGGCTAgtggcttatatatatatatatctcaaaaAATTCGCATGTCACCTGTCAAGTCTTGTTTGTTTACTATTTTATCACTACGTGTTTCTCTTTCTACACACTCAATCTCTTCCTACGCAAACCTAAACTCAGCCAAAATTAATTGATCACTAGTAGATACCCGTGGCTAAAGCCACGACACTGTATGCCGGTAGCACTACTGAATTTTCCTAGAAATTATAAGGAATGACACTGTATGCCGGTAGCACTGCTGAATTTTCCCAGAAATTATAAGGAATGACATCATCTTTCCAAACAAAATATACATGAAACTCAAATACTGGATCCAAATGTACATTGCTCGTAAAATGAAGTGCTAAAACATTGCACATAAAATGAATTGAGAATGGAATTAGAAATATCATCTTGAGTGGTAGAAACTCAGAAGTATACTTCAACATAGTTGAATATAAATCTAGAAACAACATGTACCTATTCCTTAGAGATTCTATGAGGATCGATAGCAAAATGAATTACATGCATTAGCCGCTTTATCATGCTA
Proteins encoded in this window:
- the LOC139883877 gene encoding cytosolic sulfotransferase 10-like; amino-acid sequence: MASETQNPQLESFFQVLKLANYQGFWYMPAQVENIKKFQTQYEAFDDDVLLASPLKTGTAWCKALIASIMNPGEDILPQKMIHGHVPNLENAVYGAKPVQQEPYPLEKAFEGFCEGVLPYGPFFEHILEYWNESIKFPQKILFLKFEDLKNDPKTQVKKLASFLGKSIDDEEIDAILYRCSFKRLKDLEVNQNGGGEWANGIVVPFSSFFRKGDVGDWKNHFTTEMGERLEQIAKDKLKGTGLNLTCEALKLRTTCSGVWSSHIICGDSNGRLGADGDTLAAVSLVVDIAEKKFWLFDVSL